GATTTCATCGCGTCACTAGACGCTCCCGAACACATCCGCACGCCCGTTGTGCGACAGGAGGGTTTTCGTGCAAGAAAGCGGCCCCCATTGTTGTGGAACGCTCTGCGTGCCGGGCCGTGTTGGAGCCTTCCCTCGCCACTCCGCTCGAAGAACACCCGACCGCAGCCGCCTCAATCTAATAAGCCCGTCCCACGCGCACGGAACGCCACTAAACAGATTGGTTGCGCGCGCGGGCAATTGGTTTACTCTCCCGACCTTGATGCCATTTCGATGAAAGACGAAACCATTGACATCGAATATCAATTCCAGCTGAGCAGCGGAATCCGCAAGCAATTCACTGTTCGATTGAAAAAGCCGGATTTGGAACTCGTCACCGATCGAAAAACCGTCCTCCCGGACTGGACAAAGCTGGAACACCATCAATGTCCCAATTGCCCGCTTGACCCCGCGCGGCACCCGCATTGCCCGATCGCGGCGAACCTGGTGGACGTCATCGAGGCGTTCAAAGAATGCCTGTCGATCGAGGAGGCAGACATCACCATACGCAGCGAGTCACGCGGGTATCACAAGCGGGCGACGGTTCAGTATGGCGTCGGCTCGCTGATGGGGCTCTATATGGCAGTCAGCGGTTGCCCGGTCATGGACAAGTTGCGGCCGATGGTTTACACGCATCTGCCGTTTGCCACCGTTGCCGAAACCATGTTCCGCGCCGCCTCCACCTATCTGCTGGCGCAGTATTTTTTGAGTCAACGCGGACGAGACCCCGATTGGAAGCTGGAAAGACTGGTTCGGATTTACGAAGATATCGGCACCGTCAACCAAAGTTTTGCCAGGCGGCTGTTGAGCATCAGCCCCAAGGATGCCAGCCTCAACGCGCTCGTCGGGCTCGACTGCTTCGCCACCGCCACGGCATTTTCCATCGTGCAGGACAGCCTGCGCGAGATTGAGCCGCTCTTTCGCGCCTACCTGGACAAAGACGGGGTGCGCTGACCGAGTCGGCCGCTACAAGGATGACGTGTCCGGCGTCTCCGTTGCGGGCAAATAACGAAGCTTGTCTTTTCGGCCGGTTGAGCTAATTGTTCATAAGCTCATCGGCGATTTTCTGAAAGGCCTGTTATGCGACAGACAACGATCGTTCCTGCTAGGCGCGTAGGCCGGGCGGCGCCTGTTGGCTTCACGCTTATCGAACTGCTCGTCGTAATCGCGATCATCGCGATTCTCGCGGGTCTGCTCCTGCCGGCACTGGCCAAAGCGAAGACCAAGGCGCAAGGCATCATGTGCATGAACAATGATCGCCAATTGATGCTGGCGTGGCGGCTTTACGTGGACGACAATCGAGATACGCTCCCATTTGCATACGTTGACGACAATCCTGCCAACAAGAATTACCGCTACGCCTGGGTCCACGGCATCCTAGATTACAACAACGCAAACCCCGCCAATTGGGACGTGACGAACACCATTATGCGAGGAGCGATCTGGCCTTACACGGGCGGTGCACTTCAGATATACAAGTGTCCGGCTGATGTCGTCCGGGTCAAACCAACGACTGGCCCGTTTAAAGGACAAAGTATTCCCCGTGCTCGCAGCATGTCGATGGACGCGTGGATGGGGATGAACGAGGGGGTTTACACCTGGTTTGGCGACAAAGTGGGCAACAGATATTTTTGGAAGTATCTCAAAATGTCGGACATCGTCGATCCTGGACCCGCGATGTCGTGGGTGCTGATCGATGAACACCCCGACAGCATCAACGATGGTTTCTTCGTTGTTGACATGCGCGGCTATCCGAATCCAGTGCAGGCAATGTTACCCGACTTTCCTGCAAGTTATCACAACAAGGCTGGCGGCCTGTCGTTCGCCGATGGCCACGCAGAAATTCATCGGTGGCGCGACCCACGCACAACTCCACCGGTCAGGCATGTGGTTGTCCAAACAGTCAATCAGGCAAACAACCAAGATGTTGTTTGGCTCTGGCAGCACACAACAAGTTTGCAATAACTTCGATTCTGATCTCGCTGCCGGCTTCAGAATGTCAGCTAAAAAACGACCGGGGCGGGGATTATTTGCGAATCGTACGCGACGACCGAAGAACTCGCGGCTCTAAATCTGAAAATCCACCGGGCGCGTGAGTTTGTTCAATACTTTGAGCTGGAGGTCCTCGAAAATCACCAGTGAGTTTGCCGGTATGCTGTGGGTCAGAAACACGTTCGCGCCTATCGTACTCGCTTCGCCCACGACGGTGTCTCCGCCCATGATGGTTGCGCCTGCGTAGATCGTCACATGGTCTTCGAGGGTTGGATGCCGTTTCTGGCCGCGCAACGTCTGGCCTCCGGAGAGCGATCGAGCCACCAGCCCAACGCCCTGATACAACTTGACGTGATTGCCGATGGTCACTGTCTCGCCCACAACCGTGCCGGTGCAGTGGTCCACGAAGAAATGCGTGCCGATCTTCGCTCCGGGGTGAAGGTCCATGCCGGTCCGGCTGTGCGCCCATTCGGTCATGATGCGCGGGATGAGCGTGACGCGCTTGCGGTAGAGTTCATGCGCCAGCCGTTGGACCGCGATGGCTTCGATGAAAGGGTAGGCGACGATGACTTCCTCCTTCGTCAATGCGGCGGGATCGCCGTTGTAGGCGGCTTCGACGTCCGTTTGAAGAAGTTCGCGCACCCGTGGCAGGCTGGCCAGAAAATCTCCGGTGAAACTGCGCGCCATCGGCCGCAGTTCCTTCTTCTTTGCGTCGGGTGGAGGCGCGTATTCGAGGCTCTTGTAGATTTCATCTTCGAGCCGCTCCCGCACCGCATCCATCAACGCGGCGGTTTCCGCTTTCAACTCCGATGAGTGAATCAGCTTGTCGTCGAAGAAACCCGGAAAGAGCAGGCGCAGCAGATCGGTGGTGATGGCGGCGATGGCGATCTTGGAGGGAAGGTTTTTGCCGTCGAGATGGTTGATGCCGCCCACGCGCGCATAGGAGGCGAGGAGCTGGTCGGTCAACTGGGTCACCGTCAGGTTGTTCACGAAACGGAGTATCCCGCAGGGCGGGATGAAACGCAAGCGGACGGCGGAAAGGAAAAAGCCGGGGCCTGAAAAGGCTCCGGCCTTGAATCGGGTCGGGAGGAATTATTTCGAAGAGTCCTTTTTGTCGCTGTCCGCGTTCTTCTTGCGATTGCGGACAAGGCCCGCCTTTTCGAGCTTTTCCTTGTCTTCCTTGCTGACCTTGGCGCGCTCTTCCTTGTTGAGCCTGCCGTCCTTGTTGGTGTCGTACTTTTCCAGCAATTCTTTTCGCAGTTTGCGCTGCTCTTCGGTCAGCTTAGGACGCTTCGTTCCGCCGTTGTCGGCATCAGCCGCGCGTAGAGCCGGCGCCAGGATCCCGAGCAGCGAAAGGCTGAGTGCCAATGTGAGTATTTTTTTCATAGCTTGCTTTGTCGATGGTGATCATCCGGCGCCGCGCCGGACAAACCCCACCATGATTTGTTTGAGTGTTGGACGCCGGGTCAGGACGAAAGGTTACGGGTCGATTTGCCCGCCCGGGGTTCCTCCAAGGCCGACGATTGCTTCGACCACCCGCGGGGGCCCGATGCCTTTCATGCAACGGAAATCGATCGGGCATTCACGTCGGAAACAGGGCGAACAGGGGGCGCCCGAGTCGACCACCCGCCAGCGCGGGTCGCCGGGCAGGGCGGGGCCCGTCAGTTGCGGCGATGTGCTGCCAAAGATCGCCACCACGGAAGTTCCGAGCGCCGCTGCCGCGTGCATCGGACCGGTGTCATTCGTCACCAGGACTCGGCAGAGCTTCAGGCACGCGCAGAGTTCCCGCAGTGAGGTGCGTCCGGACAAATTCACAAATCGCGGACGGAATTTCCACTGGTTCGCCGTTTTCCAAAATTCCTGTTCGATTCTCTCCGCAATGGCGATATCGCCTTCGCCCCCGAAAACCACCACGCCCCAACCCGGCCAGGCCGCCGCCTCTCTCGCCAACCAAAGAAAGTTATCCAGCGGCCAGCGTTTCGCGGGTCCATATTCCGCGCCCGGATTAAGGCCGAGCCAGTGCGCATTGTCCGCGAGTTCGAATTTTTGTCGTGCGGCCGCGACTTCGCCGGCCGTCATTTCGAGAAGGGGCGGCAGCGGGTCCGGGTTGGCGCCGAGTGCGGATACGAGATGCAGATAGTCACGGATCTGGTGAACATTCGTGCCCGAAGCAGCGCTCCGCATTTCGTGATTGCAGGAACCTGCGGAGGTGGAGCCGGTGCCACGGTGGTCACGGGCGACGAGCTTTTTAATTTCACCAACCGAACGTTTTCTCGTCGCCGTGCCACCGGCGCGCGAAGCAACGGCATTCGTCAAAAAATAATTCCGTCCCGGACGCCCGTAACCAATGCGCTGAGGAATACGCGCCAGCCACAGCTCCAGGGCCGAGCGATGAGAGTTGGCGAGGGTGAGGCCCGTTCGAAAATGTCCCGCGCGAAGTTTTCTCGCCACGCTCCAGAGGGTGTCCCGCTTTGAGAAGGTCACGATGGCGTCCACAGCCGGGTGATGCGCCCACAATCCGGCCAGCTTTTCGTGCGTGAGGAGTGTGATGAGGGCGCCGGGCGTCGCCTCGCGCAACCGGAGCAGGGCGGGAGTTGTCATCACGGCGTCGCCGAGCCAGTTCACCCCGCGCACGAGGATTCTTCCGAGGTGCGCGTCGTGGATGGCGTGGGGCGCAATCACGGTGTGTTCGGAATTGATGCAGTCGAATCGGTGGCCGCAACGGAAGCGCCGGTCCCGGTTCTTCTCCACTTTCCCGGCTTCCAGCGGTTGTGCACCCAAAACCAGTTCGCCGGATCGCGGCGGACGCCGATTTCCAACGCGCGGTTGACATCGCGCATGATGGCCTCGGAGGAACGCGGCCGGCCGCCTTCGTGGGTCGCAATTTCATCACCGACTTCGACGCGCCAGCGACCCGGCGAGACGCGATAACAGATCGCGGTGAAAACCGGGCAATGGTATCGCAACGCGAGCACCGCCGGCGCGGCGCTCGTGGAGCAGTCGCGTCCTAAAAATGGCAGCCGCAGGCCGTGGTCGCCCGCGTGTTGATCGGCAAGCAGGCCGAGCGCGGTGCCGCCGCGGCTCATCACGGTCTTCAAGGCGCCGGCGTCAGTGCGCCGTTCGAAGTAGAGGCAGCCGGATTTTTCGCGGAGCGATTGCAGGAGCCTGTTCAGGGCGGGCTGGCGCAGGGCGCGGTAGGTGGTTGCAAACTGATAGCCGGGCGCGAACGACGCGCACCGGGCGTAAAGCTCGAAGTTGCCGAAGTGACCGATGGCGATCACGCAGCTGGCGGGCGTTTCACCGGGCGCGGCCGCGTGAAGCTTTTCCACGCCCGCCGCCTGCACGACCTTCTTGATTTCGTCGTTGCTCATGGCGGCTGTTTTCACCGCGCAGGCGAAGTTTTCGCCAATGCGACGGAAGTTCTCTCTGACCAGGGCGCGGATCGCGGTCGGGGATTTTTCGGCGCCGAGGCACAAACGGAGGTTGTCCAACGCCACGCGCCGATGCCGTGCGTCGAGCGACCAGGCAAGCGATCCACCCGCCCGCCCCAGATGCGCCACGACGCGCAGTGGGAGCGCCTGCAACGCAGCGACGACCGCGCGCGCCAGGCAGTAGAGCAGCAGGTCCATTGTTCAGCGAAAACAGATTTTCTGCACGCAGTCGTGAAAGTCCTTGGCTCCGCTGAGAATCTTGATCTCGACCCGCATGAAGTAAATCGAGAGGTCGCGGCGGTCGATCTTCGGAAAGCGCACGGCATCCTTTTGCGTCGTGACGATGGCGTGGGCTTGGCGTTTCTTGCTCCGGTTGATGACATTCAACACCTCCTGTTGAGTGAACCGATGGTGGTCGGCAAAACGCTTCGAGTAAACGAGCTCGCCGCCGATCTGCGAGAGGCTCAGTTCGAAGCTTTCCGGTTGTGCAATCCCACTGAGCGAGGCGACCTTCCGGCCCTTGATCAGATCGAGGCCATGGCGTTCGCCCGTGAATACGTCTTCGAAGTAAAGCGGGTGATGCACACACTCGATGATCCCGGCGGTGCGGTTGTGTTGCGCAATGCGCTCACGGAGCGCGGCCGTGTTGCCATCGCTCTTGGTGATGAAGATGACATTGGCGCGCGACAGGTGCGAAGGCGGTTCGCGCAAAGATCCTCGCGGCTCCAGGTGCTCGTTGCCAAACGGCTGCTGGCAGTCAATCAGCACCACGTCCTGCCGGCGACCGCGCAGCTTCCAGTATTGGAATCCGTCGTCGAGCAGCAGCGTGTCGCAGCCGAATTTTTCAATTGCGTAACGTCCGCTCTTCACGCGGTCCTTGTCCACCAGAACGATGACATCCTTGAGGTTTGACGCCAGCATGTACGGTTCGTCACCGGCGGTTTCCGAATCGAGCAGCAGAGACCGTCCGTCCGACACAATGCGCGGTGGCGTGCGGTCCTGCCGGAACAGAAACCGGTCGATCAACCGCTTGGCCAGCGGCGGCGGCTTCGAGCGGTAACCGCGCGAGAGGATGGCCACCGTGCGGCCCTGGTCCCGGAGTTCGCGCGCAAATTTTTCCACGACCGGCGTTTTGCCGGTGCCACCCCAGGTCAGATTGCCAATGGCGATGACTTGCACGCCAAGCGTGAAGTCGCGCAGGATGCGGACGTTGTAAAGAAAACGGCGGATTTTTTTGAGGACCTGATAGATTTTAGAAAGCGCAAGCAAGGCGACACGCATCATTGCGGCCCGCTTGCCACGGCGTTGTTCGGAGATGACTTCGAGGACGAAGGTTTCCGCCGCCTCCGTCCAGTCTCGGACTCGCTCGCGCATGTATGCGCAGTCTGCCTACAGGCGGAGCGCGAAGCAAGCGGGCAAGGGCGCGGCGAAGAGCAGGTCGGTCCGGACAACTGTTGAATCAAAATCCGTTTGCCTTTGTGTCCGATTTCGCAACACTCCCGCGCATGAGCAAGACGAACAAGTTCGCCGCCTACCCGCGTCTCAATCCGCTCGGCGTGGGCGGACGCATCTCTGCCGCTGACCTGGTCGAGAAGACGTTTCTTGCCTACAATGCCGGGCGCCTGCGCGAAGCGGCCAGATTGCTCGCGGAAAAGATGCTGCCGGAGGATGGATTCGTCGGCATGAGCCTCACCGGCGCGCTCACACCGGCGGGCCTGGGCAAATCATGCCTCATCCCCCTCATCAGGGCCGGCTTCGTGGACTGGATCGTCTCCACCGGCGCGAACCTTTACCATGACCTGCACTACGGCCTCGACATGGCGCTGTACCAGGGTTCGCCATTCCTTGATGACGTGAAACTGCACCGCGACGGCGTCATCCGCATTTACGACGTGTTGTTCGATTACAACGTGTTGCTCGACACGGACGCGTTCGTGCGGGAAGTCATCCAGGGTCCGGAATTCCAGCGCACGATGGGCACCGATGAGTTCCATCGTTTGCTCGGCAAATACGTTCACGAACGGGGCAGGAAACTTGGCTTGAAGGATTCGAGCGTGCTCGCCACCGCGTACGAATGCGGTGTTCCGATCTTTACCAGCAGCCCCGGCGACAGTTCCATAGGAATGAACGTGGCCGCGATGGCGTTGCGTGATTCCAAACTGCTGTTTGACGTGAATCGCGATGTGAATCAGACCGCGGCAATTGTATACGAGGCAAAGTCCACTGGCCACACGTCCTCGGTTTTCATCCTTGGCGGCGGCTCGCCAAAAAATTTCATGCTCCAGACCGAGCCGCAGATCCAGGAAGTGATGGGGCTTGCGGAAAAGGGCCACGATTATTTTCTGCAATGCACCGACGCGCGCCCGGACACCGGCGGGCTGAGCGGGGCAACGCCGGCCGAGGCCGTGAGCTGGGGCAAGGTAGATCCCGACACGCTGCCCGATTGCGTCGTTTGCTACACCGACTCGACCATCGCGCTGCCGTTGCTGACCGCATGCTGTCTGAGCCGCGTGAAACCGCGCCGATTGAAACGCCTCTGTGATCGTCGGGACGAGATTCTGGAAAATGTGCGCGCCAAATACCTCAAGACCGGCAGCATATCCAAAGTGCTGACCTCGCGCAAAATCGCCAAACGCGGGAGCAGCGTCGGGATCAAAAGGAAATGATTTTGCCGCCGAGCGGGTCAGCGGGGTGACTCGCGACGCAGCGGGTCGTCCCGGGCAATGCGTCCGTGAACAGCATCCGCTCAGAGCGCTTCCTGATGTCACCAACCTGACGCTTGCATTCCGTTGGAGAGCGATTCATCCTGACCGCCCGTTTCATTTCGGGCGCACCAATGTGCTCCGAAGACGCAGTCACATGAGCAACTCGCCGGACACCGGTTTGGATTTGGAAGATCTGGAGCTGCAGCTCCTGCCCGCCTGGGCCAAACAGTCGCCGTCTGCCAATCGCTACGCCAGATACGAAGGCGGCGAAAAGGACTCAGGACCTCAAGATCGCGACCGGCGTGAGCGTCGTGGCCGGGGCCCGCAAGACCGCAGGCCGGGCGGAGACAGGCGCTCAGGCGACTCGCGTCGGTCCCGGGACGACCGCGGCCGTCCGCCGCGGCGGGAGGGATTCGATCGTTCCGAAGCATCGCTCCGGGAGGACAAACCGGAGGTGGTCTTGTCGTTGCCGGAAGTGACCGTGACGATCGTACCGGAGGAAAAGGGGGTCGAATCACTCGCCCGGCAGATCAAGCTGACCGGCCGCGCGTATCCGGTCTTTGACATTGCGCATCTGATTTTGAAGCGTCCGGAACGTTACCGCGTCACCTTCGGCGCGATCAAAAAGCCCGATGGGCAGGTTCCTCAACAGCTTTGGCTCTGCAATCTGGACGACACGATCTGGCTTTCCGAGCGCGATGCGGTCAGTCACGCACTCCGCCGGCACTTTGACACGTTTTACAAAGCCGAGCGCATACCAACCGACCCGCCCAAGGGAACGTACACCTTCGTCGCACAATGCAGTTTGAGTGGCGTGGTTCTTGGACCTCCGAATTATCACGATTATCAGAACAAGTTGCGCAAATTGCACTCCGAACGGTTCGCCCGGATGCCGTTCGAGGCTTACAAGTCGAAGGTGCGAATCGTGAAGGACGAAGCCGTGGTTAAAAAATGGATCGAGGAACAAAGCTTCAAGACGGAGTTCAGCTGCCTCAACGTGCCTGAACCGAAAAAGCTCGGCAGCCGTGAAGACGTGGAAAGGCATTTTAGCGAAGTGCATTCGGGAAACATCATCAGCGCGGTTGAAGCGCACACCCTGTCCGGATCCGCGGCGCAGCAGTTGCCGACACCCGCGTTGCGCCAGTTGCTGCGGCGGGCCTGGGATGAACAGGAGCGGTTTCCGATCAAAGTCGTCACCACGCTCAGCCAGCAGCTTGCCCCGCATGGTCTGCAATTCTTCAAGGTCAACAAAACCATCACCCATGTGGCCGTTGCGCGCCCGCACTTTCTCGATCTCGATGCCACGCCCGTGTCGGAAGGAATCAAACGCATTGTCGATCACATCAACGCGCGTCCCGGGTGTACTCGCCGTCGGCTGATCGAGGCGCTTTCGCCCTCGCCGACGGTCGCAGCCACCGTGGCGGCCGGTGCGGACGGGACTCTTCCGGCGGGCCGGCAGACGATTGATTCAACCGCGCGTCATGCCGCAATGCAGGAGCCGACCCCGGAACAAACAGCCGTGATTGCGGATTTGCACTGGCTGATTCATCAGGGGCACGTGATCGAGTTCGCGAACGGTCGGATCGAGACCGCCAAAAAACCAGTTCCGAGACCGCCCAAGCCGGCCGAGAAACCCGCCGCAACCGTGCCGGGGCCGGTGACAGCCGACGACGCGCTTCCCAAAAGCCGTCCAGCGACTGCGGAGACAGGGTCGCCTTCACAAGCCGGTACGTCGTCCGAAGATATCCCGGGGACTTTGGAAACCGGACAACAACCGGGGGGGGAGCGAAGTGGCGGCATCTGGGACCGTTGATTCGGGTGCGGGAACTGGCATCGCGCCTTCCGAGGCGGCGCCGCGAAGCGATCCTGCGACCGCACCGGCAGGCGGCGTATAGCGGTCAGCGTTGCGCCCTTCGTTACCGTGTCGCCAACTCCTGCGGCGGAATATCAATGCTCGACAGCGTTTCGCCCGCCCGCGAATAATCCGCCGAATTTTTCGCATGAAACAAAAAGCCTACGCGCGCGCGGGTGTTGACATCGATCTTGGGAATCGCGTCAAGTCGACGCTCCCACGGCTGCTCGCGATCACGCGTCGCCGCGAAGTGCTCGGCAAGGTCGGCGGATTCGGGGGTCTTTTCGCGCTCGATACCAAGAAGTATAAACAACCCGTGCTTGTCTCGAGTGTTGATGGCGTCGGCACCAAGTTGAAGATCGCATTCGCGATGGGCCGCCACGACACCATCGGGCAGGACCTGGTCAACCATTGCGTCAACGACATCGCCGTGTTGGGCGCCGAGCCCCTGTTCTTTCTTGATTACCTCGGCACCGGACTGCTTGAACCGCACGTTTTTTCAGAAATCATCAAGGGCTTCGCCAAAGCCTGCGCCGAAAACAATTGCGCGCTCATCGG
This genomic interval from Candidatus Angelobacter sp. contains the following:
- a CDS encoding prepilin-type N-terminal cleavage/methylation domain-containing protein, with the translated sequence MRQTTIVPARRVGRAAPVGFTLIELLVVIAIIAILAGLLLPALAKAKTKAQGIMCMNNDRQLMLAWRLYVDDNRDTLPFAYVDDNPANKNYRYAWVHGILDYNNANPANWDVTNTIMRGAIWPYTGGALQIYKCPADVVRVKPTTGPFKGQSIPRARSMSMDAWMGMNEGVYTWFGDKVGNRYFWKYLKMSDIVDPGPAMSWVLIDEHPDSINDGFFVVDMRGYPNPVQAMLPDFPASYHNKAGGLSFADGHAEIHRWRDPRTTPPVRHVVVQTVNQANNQDVVWLWQHTTSLQ
- a CDS encoding serine acetyltransferase; this encodes MNNLTVTQLTDQLLASYARVGGINHLDGKNLPSKIAIAAITTDLLRLLFPGFFDDKLIHSSELKAETAALMDAVRERLEDEIYKSLEYAPPPDAKKKELRPMARSFTGDFLASLPRVRELLQTDVEAAYNGDPAALTKEEVIVAYPFIEAIAVQRLAHELYRKRVTLIPRIMTEWAHSRTGMDLHPGAKIGTHFFVDHCTGTVVGETVTIGNHVKLYQGVGLVARSLSGGQTLRGQKRHPTLEDHVTIYAGATIMGGDTVVGEASTIGANVFLTHSIPANSLVIFEDLQLKVLNKLTRPVDFQI
- the waaF gene encoding lipopolysaccharide heptosyltransferase II, whose amino-acid sequence is MIAPHAIHDAHLGRILVRGVNWLGDAVMTTPALLRLREATPGALITLLTHEKLAGLWAHHPAVDAIVTFSKRDTLWSVARKLRAGHFRTGLTLANSHRSALELWLARIPQRIGYGRPGRNYFLTNAVASRAGGTATRKRSVGEIKKLVARDHRGTGSTSAGSCNHEMRSAASGTNVHQIRDYLHLVSALGANPDPLPPLLEMTAGEVAAARQKFELADNAHWLGLNPGAEYGPAKRWPLDNFLWLAREAAAWPGWGVVVFGGEGDIAIAERIEQEFWKTANQWKFRPRFVNLSGRTSLRELCACLKLCRVLVTNDTGPMHAAAALGTSVVAIFGSTSPQLTGPALPGDPRWRVVDSGAPCSPCFRRECPIDFRCMKGIGPPRVVEAIVGLGGTPGGQIDP
- the lpxK gene encoding tetraacyldisaccharide 4'-kinase, encoding MRERVRDWTEAAETFVLEVISEQRRGKRAAMMRVALLALSKIYQVLKKIRRFLYNVRILRDFTLGVQVIAIGNLTWGGTGKTPVVEKFARELRDQGRTVAILSRGYRSKPPPLAKRLIDRFLFRQDRTPPRIVSDGRSLLLDSETAGDEPYMLASNLKDVIVLVDKDRVKSGRYAIEKFGCDTLLLDDGFQYWKLRGRRQDVVLIDCQQPFGNEHLEPRGSLREPPSHLSRANVIFITKSDGNTAALRERIAQHNRTAGIIECVHHPLYFEDVFTGERHGLDLIKGRKVASLSGIAQPESFELSLSQIGGELVYSKRFADHHRFTQQEVLNVINRSKKRQAHAIVTTQKDAVRFPKIDRRDLSIYFMRVEIKILSGAKDFHDCVQKICFR
- the speY gene encoding deoxyhypusine synthase, with the protein product MSKTNKFAAYPRLNPLGVGGRISAADLVEKTFLAYNAGRLREAARLLAEKMLPEDGFVGMSLTGALTPAGLGKSCLIPLIRAGFVDWIVSTGANLYHDLHYGLDMALYQGSPFLDDVKLHRDGVIRIYDVLFDYNVLLDTDAFVREVIQGPEFQRTMGTDEFHRLLGKYVHERGRKLGLKDSSVLATAYECGVPIFTSSPGDSSIGMNVAAMALRDSKLLFDVNRDVNQTAAIVYEAKSTGHTSSVFILGGGSPKNFMLQTEPQIQEVMGLAEKGHDYFLQCTDARPDTGGLSGATPAEAVSWGKVDPDTLPDCVVCYTDSTIALPLLTACCLSRVKPRRLKRLCDRRDEILENVRAKYLKTGSISKVLTSRKIAKRGSSVGIKRK